CTTCTTTTTTCACTTGATCGAGCACTTCCAATGCGTCCCCGAATATCAAATGAATTCTATCTTGGAGCCCGGCTTGTTCTATATGTGATTTTGCTTGCAGGTATCTGTGTTCGTCACGCTCTATTGTTACAATGGTCGCTTCTGGTAAAGCTTGTGCCATTCTGATAGCGGAGTATCCGATAGCTGCGCCTATTTCCAGAATTCTTTTTGGTGCGGAAAGCCTTAGGAGCTGAAGGAGTGTTTCCATTCCGACCAGGTCCATAATTGGGACATTTTCTTTTTCAGCAAGCTTTTCCATGTTGCTGACTAATTCATTCCTTTGGGGAGTGAGTGTATTTAAGTAGGATATTACTTTATTTTCATTGGCTTCCAACGGTGGACGCCTCCTTTAATCTTGCTAAAAACAAAGAAAATAGAGGTGACCTCA
This window of the Sutcliffiella horikoshii genome carries:
- a CDS encoding O-methyltransferase, with amino-acid sequence MEANENKVISYLNTLTPQRNELVSNMEKLAEKENVPIMDLVGMETLLQLLRLSAPKRILEIGAAIGYSAIRMAQALPEATIVTIERDEHRYLQAKSHIEQAGLQDRIHLIFGDALEVLDQVKKEAPFDFIFVDAAKGQYERFFTMYETLLNEMGIIITDNVLFRGMVAEDHELIEPKRIRNLVKKIDRYNRWLMEHPDYITTILPVGDGIAISKKRGEER